The following proteins are encoded in a genomic region of Paenibacillus sp. FSL H3-0469:
- a CDS encoding ATP-binding cassette domain-containing protein, whose product MTATVFEAEGLSKEYPTGAALDQLCMRIEAGDVYGFVGENGAGKTTLMRIIGGLVHPTAGRMALFGEQSKEKQIAARRRIGFLIERPSLYPHMNAMENLGFYCRIFGIRDKGRSAEVLKLVGLDEAGPKKAGEYSLGMRQRLGIAVALLNRPEFLVLDEPVNGLDPAGIVEVRHILEQLSREQGVTLLISSHILSELQLLAGKYGFIHQGRLIQEISAAELQRSAQVMICITTSSPAAAVAEMLKQELGRGDIRVKQTGEIELPRSGVDLERLMSLLVQREIPVDGFQLTAPNLEQYYMDLIGGGGR is encoded by the coding sequence TTGACGGCAACGGTATTTGAGGCTGAGGGCTTATCCAAGGAGTACCCTACAGGAGCGGCGCTGGATCAGCTCTGCATGAGAATTGAGGCGGGGGATGTATACGGTTTCGTGGGGGAGAACGGGGCAGGCAAAACAACGCTGATGAGAATCATCGGCGGTCTGGTGCATCCGACAGCCGGAAGGATGGCCTTATTCGGAGAGCAGAGCAAGGAGAAACAGATTGCGGCCCGACGCCGGATCGGCTTCCTGATTGAACGGCCTTCGCTCTATCCGCATATGAATGCTATGGAGAATCTGGGCTTTTACTGCCGGATCTTCGGCATCAGGGACAAGGGCAGAAGTGCTGAAGTGCTGAAGCTTGTAGGTCTGGATGAGGCGGGACCGAAGAAGGCGGGCGAGTATTCGCTTGGCATGCGCCAGCGGCTGGGAATTGCCGTGGCCCTCCTGAACCGGCCGGAGTTCCTGGTGCTGGATGAGCCGGTGAATGGACTCGACCCTGCGGGAATTGTGGAGGTCAGGCATATCCTGGAGCAACTGTCCAGGGAACAAGGCGTGACTCTGCTGATCTCCAGCCATATTCTGAGTGAGCTGCAGCTGCTGGCCGGTAAATACGGCTTCATTCATCAAGGCCGGCTGATTCAGGAGATTTCGGCTGCTGAACTGCAGCGGTCTGCGCAGGTGATGATCTGTATTACCACATCTTCTCCGGCAGCAGCTGTAGCTGAAATGCTGAAGCAGGAGCTTGGCCGCGGGGATATCCGGGTTAAGCAGACCGGAGAGATCGAGCTTCCCAGAAGCGGGGTGGATCTGGAGCGACTGATGTCTCTACTCGTGCAGCGGGAGATTCCGGTTGACGGCTTTCAGCTGACGGCGCCCAATCTGGAGCAGTATTATATGGATTTGATCGGGGGCGGCGGAAGATGA